In the genome of bacterium, the window AGGTAAGAAACCCCCACTGGTTCGTTTTGCAGGGCAAAAGCGAATCAAAGATGTGGGGGCTAAGGGGGGGGGGAAAGAAAAAATCTCTCTGTATCAGTTTATTAAACGCCCCCATACAAAAATAGAAGAGATAAAGGATAAACTTTCCGATTATCCTGCAGAGGTATTGCGCGAAATGGAAATTGAAGTTAAGTATGAAGGTTATATCAAGAGAGAATTTTCGGAAGTGAATAAATTCAGGAACCTTGAAAAGATTAAAATGTCATCCGACATTGATTACGGCAAAGTGCCGGGGCTTTCTTTTGAGATTAAAGAGAAACTTAAGAAATTTAAACCGCTTAATCTTGGGCAGGCAAGCAGAATATCAGGCGTTACGCCCGTGGCGGTTAGTATTTTGATTGTGTATTTGAGGGAATTGCATAAGAAATAAAGATGTCATTGTAACTTTTGCTTGTCATTGCGAGCCCCGACAAGTCGGGGAGAAGCAATCTCAACGACAGGCTCGGAACAGACCGTGCAATCCCAAAAAGCGAGATTGCTTCGCCGCGGAGTTTATCCCGCTTTCAGCGAGGCTCGCAATAACAGATAGAGCGTTTCCATATGAGTAAATCAACATATTACAAATTCTCCGAATATTTAAAAGAACGGTTTGGATGCAGAGTTTATAAGGTCAGCATAGATGCGGGTTTTTCCTGCCCGAATAAAGACGGAAAACTAAGCAAAGACGGATGTGTTTATTGTGATAATAAAGCGTTTAGTTTAAACAGCCGAACCCCCTCTAAACCAATAGAAACCCAAATTGAAAACGGGATAGCGTTTAGCAGGCAAAGATACGGCGCGAAAAAATTCATCGTATATTTTCAGGCATATACGAATACATATCTACCTCAGACAGATATGCCCACCAAAGGTCTTATGGCGGGCCTGCCCGCCCAAGGTTTTGTGACGGGCCTGCCCGCCAGCGCTTTAGTGGCGGGCGCTACTTTAGATATACTAAAAGAAAGATATGATGTCGTCAGAAAGTTTAAAGATGTTGTGGGAATATCTATCGGAACACGCCCCGACTGCGTTAATGAAGAAATACTGGATTTGATTAATAGTTATTCTAAGGATTACGAGGTGTGGCTCGAATACGGGCTTCAGAGTATCCACGATAAGACTTTAAAATTAATAAACAGGCGTCATACATACGAAGATTTTTTTAAAGCGGTTGATATGACGCGAAAGCGGAATATAAAAATATGCGCTCATATAATTATCGGATTGCCTAACGAAACAAAAGAAGAAATGATGGAAACCGCTAAAGCTTTAGCTAAATTAAAAATAGACGGTGTAAAAATCCACCCCCTGCATATCGTCAAAGGCACTAAACTGGAAGAGATTTTCAAAAAGGGCAAATATAAACCTTTAGAATTGGACGAGTATGTAAATATAGTCACAGAATTTTTACAGTATTTGCCACCGACAACCGTTATTCAACGGATAACCGCCGATTGTCCAAAAGAATTTCTCGTCGCGCCCGAATGGATCTTGAATAAACAACTTGTTTTGAATATGATAGATAAAAGAATAGAAGAAAAGAATACTTATCAGAGTAAACATTTTGTAGACCCCATTGAAATGGCGCAAATCAGGTCGGATAAAAAATTGGCAGAAAAATTAAAAGCAGGACATAACCAAGCAAAAACTATGAAAGGACGATTTATTAAGTAATTTCATGATATCTGCCGACAACCGCGCAAATGCATATTAACAAACAAAAAAACGCACGGCAGGGGAAACTGAACAAGAGGAAGAAGTGAGAAATACCCCGAGAAATTCGGAGAATTTCCGGGACCAAGTCCTCGGAACCTTTCCAAAATTCCAGAGGGAAAAGGTAAAAAGGTAAAAGAAAATAAATAAGGCGAGAAGAATATGAGTAAAATACTGTTGTTCTTACTGTTATCTTCGGTAATCCCATACAGTATATTGATAGGAGTCTTTTTGTGGGAAAAGCACCGTAAATGGCCATACATAGAGAAAACTGCGGAATATAATTTTGTATTACCTGATATCTGCAAACAATTCAAAACAAGTAGTAGTTTGAAGGCAGATGAATTAAATTTTAAAAAGCTGGGCACCAGATATGACGGAAAAGGCGAGATATATAAAGTAGAGTATGATTTTTATGTGTCTTCGGATGGAATCGTCTTTGTAATAGTCGGAGCCGGTTCAATATTTAATAATATTGTTTGCGGAATGTGGTTGTATTCCAAATCTATAGATAATAGAGCTTTCATTACCGTAACTCATCAAAATGCTGTTAATCATGATTTGTCCGGCTTGTGGAAAGATAACCTGATTTCTACAGGGAGCCTAAAGACTGCTTATAACAATCATATAGAAAACATAAAGAAAGATGGTACATATAATTCTGCGTTTTATCACGATAGAGAATTTGAGGATTTTAAGCGACTTTTGGAGTATAGGTTGGAACTATTAAGAAACAAAGGGCTGATATATTACTGCGATAATGAACGAATCTTCTGGAGATATTCCTTTAAGGGAGCGACCAAAATAGCTATTAATCAATTTGTCATTGGGCTTTTTCGCATGCCGTATAGCTATATTAAAGCATTTTTCCAAAAACATAAAAATACTAACAAAACGGATTCCGGAAACAGACCTGATATTAGGATTTGATAATTACAGATTGTATAACCCCGCATTGGAAAAATCCCCCCGAGGAATTCGGGATATTTTTATGTTATAATACTTTCTGTTAGTTGAAGAAATTTTTACCACGACGCAGTGGAAAGCGCCGTGGTTTTTTTTAATCGAAACATTGGTTCGATTATCCCACAGAGTATCCCGAAAATTTTGGACCCTCTGGAATTTCTGAAAAATTTTCGGGATGGATTACGATTCGGGAAGTTATTAAATAAAGAACATCCTATGATTTGGCAGAGGAGAGCTTTAGCTTTTGCCAAACATTGATTTTTTTGATAAACTTTTCCTGAAATTTAACCGATGAATGCAAAATTAGTATTAGAAGACGGCAGTTGTTTTGAAGGCATTTCCATCGGCGCTTCCGGTGAAAAAATCGGCGAAGTCATCCTCAATACCGCAATTGTAGGTTATCAGGAAATGATGACAGACCCTTCAAATGCGGGCAAAATTTTAGTCCTCACGTATCCTCTTATCGGCAATTATGGTGTAGCCGAAAAATTCAATGAATCAAAAAAATGCCGGC includes:
- a CDS encoding tRNA uridine-5-carboxymethylaminomethyl(34) synthesis enzyme MnmG; this translates as GKKPPLVRFAGQKRIKDVGAKGGGKEKISLYQFIKRPHTKIEEIKDKLSDYPAEVLREMEIEVKYEGYIKREFSEVNKFRNLEKIKMSSDIDYGKVPGLSFEIKEKLKKFKPLNLGQASRISGVTPVAVSILIVYLRELHKK
- a CDS encoding TIGR01212 family radical SAM protein (This family includes YhcC from E. coli K-12, an uncharacterized radical SAM protein.); translated protein: MSKSTYYKFSEYLKERFGCRVYKVSIDAGFSCPNKDGKLSKDGCVYCDNKAFSLNSRTPSKPIETQIENGIAFSRQRYGAKKFIVYFQAYTNTYLPQTDMPTKGLMAGLPAQGFVTGLPASALVAGATLDILKERYDVVRKFKDVVGISIGTRPDCVNEEILDLINSYSKDYEVWLEYGLQSIHDKTLKLINRRHTYEDFFKAVDMTRKRNIKICAHIIIGLPNETKEEMMETAKALAKLKIDGVKIHPLHIVKGTKLEEIFKKGKYKPLELDEYVNIVTEFLQYLPPTTVIQRITADCPKEFLVAPEWILNKQLVLNMIDKRIEEKNTYQSKHFVDPIEMAQIRSDKKLAEKLKAGHNQAKTMKGRFIK